The window TTCCGCCCCCATCGTGGCCAGCCCCAGGGCGAAGGAGTGTCCGCTGCGCGCGCGGGAGAGGTCCGAGGAGGCGATCATGACTTTGACGCCCTCGAAGCGCCCCAGCGCCCGATAGATGGTGTAGACGTCCAGCAGGCCCTGCGTGGGATGGGTGACGTTGCCCCACCCGCCGCTGATGACGGGGACGCGCGCGCCGGGAAGCGCGGGGAAGACCTCATTCTCGTTGGGGTGCCTCAGGGCGATGATGTCGGCGTAGTAGGAGACCGTGCGGAGGTAGTCCGAGAGCGACTCGCCCTTGGCCGTGGAGGAGCTGGTGGTGGGGTTCGACTCGGAGAGCACGGAACCGCCGAGGCGCAGCATGGCGACCTCCGTGCTGAAGCGCGTTCGGGTGCTGGGCTGGAAGAAGAGAGTCGCCAGCACCTTGCCCTCCATCAAGTTCAGCTTGGACCGCCAATAGGGCTCCAGCATCTCCCCGGCCTCGAAAAGGCTCTGGAGCTGCTCGCGCGTGTAGTCGGTCAGGAACTCGAAATTTTTTCCCCTCAGTCCCGTCTCGGCCAGTTTGTCCTTGATCTGGAACGGGGTGAAGCTCTTCGGCAGGGCCATGAAACGTTGTCTCCTTTCAAACTCTAATATCAGACTCGAATGTTCGTGATTTTTTCCGATGTCCGTGATTTTCTCGGATCAGATCTCGGCGTCCCGGTTGAAGTCCTTGGAGTAGATGTAGGACAGACGCTCGCGTCCCGTGGCGTAGACGGCCTGCTGCACGAAGGGCCCGAACCAGACGAAGTCCTCCTTCTGCACCTGGACGTAATCGTCGCCCAGAATGTAGACGCCCTGGCCCGAGAGCATGTAGGCCCCGTGCTCCTGAACGTGCGTCTCGATAAAGGGATGGCAGCCGGCAGGCTCGAAACTCAGGATATGGAAGTTCATGTCGAAGCCCAGGTCGGTGGGCAGAAGGTCCTGGATGAAGACGTTGGCCATATCGTCGTAGATGCGTTCCTGGATGTCGTTGACGTTGCCCCAGAACGTCCGCGCGGCGTGCCCCTCGATGGGCGTATAACGCTGCTTGTAGAAGAGGATCCGCATGGTTCCCTTGGATTTGTTGGCGAAGTCCATCCCCACGCCCGCCGGGGAATAGGCGTAGCCGCCCTGCTTCAGGACCTTCTCCTCCCCGCCGATCTTCACCGACAGCTCACCCTCTCCGTCCATGAAATAGACGAAGGTCTCGATCCCCTCCTCCGCGCTCCAGGTCCGCGTGGTCTTGGCGCCCGGTTCGACGGTCGAGATATAGAACACAAAGCTGGCGCCGTACTTGGGAGAGGCCAGGATCGTGGTCGAGAACCCCTCGAAGAAGGGAAGGACGTTCTTGACGCGCCCCTCCGGAGGAATCACCGTGTAGCTCCAGGGCTTCACGACCGCACGCGTCGTCAGATTGCCTTTCGGATAACCCATAGCGAAACACCGCCTTCATCAGTTTTTCGGCGAGGCCGTGCCCGGCCCGTGCCGCAAAACGGCTCCGCCCCACGAATAACGGCCCGACAGGCCCGCCGCTTCGGGGAACGTACCGTTTCCGTTTGTGAAAAGTATAGAAAAGCGAGGGAAGGAAATCATTGTGGATGAATATAAAAAATCGCAATGAAATTTATATGCTTACAACAACCAACTCACGCGAACCCGGAGATATCAGGACGCACGTCCTCCGGCCAGCATATCCGTTCGTATCCGCACGACGACCTTTTTGATCGGCGCAGGATCGCCCAGCGTGACATAGGGCTGGTGCCCATCCTCGGGATAGAACAGGGCGAAACTCTTCCCGGCGTCGTTGCGCATCAACAAGTCCCCCTCCCCGCTGTAGAGCTGGACGTCCGTCTCCGCGTTGTAATCCCCCTCCGGAGTCAGCTTCCCGATGGGGCAGTACCCCACATACTCCACCCCCCTCAGGGTCGCCTGAAGATCGGCGTGACGCTTGTGGTCCTCGAACGGCGCACGGTCCCTGGATTGGGTGGTCGGTTCCTGGATCAGGGCGAACACACGGTCCCCATCGATCGGATATCGCCCCGGAGCCAGGGAGAGCAGGTTGGTCCCCCGAATGTACTCGAGCGCCATCCTCACGCCCTCCCCAAGGACATAGTAACGTTCCGCATGTTCCAGCAAAGCTCGGATCATCTCGAAAATCTCCCTTCGTGATGGACTCTTCCTCATGAACTCTTCCTCCCCACGATTTTAGCGGGAAACCGTTTTCTGGCCTCCCGCTATTTCTCATTAAGAAATAATGTTTTTGATTGTGAAAATATCGATGCTATACTTGGGACAACCGATAGAGAAGGAGGTCTATCAGGTTGGCGGCAGAGGACCGCAAGGGAGTCAAGTCCCTTGCCAAGGCGCTGGATATACTCGAATGTGTGGCCGACAGCCCTGACGGAGCCGGCGTCAGCGAGGTCTCCATGCGGCTGGGCATCAACATGGCCTCGGTGTCGAAGATGCTCTCGACTCTGGCCGCCCGTCGCTTCGTCCGTAAGGACCCCGAGACCCGGCGGTATCGGCTGGGCTATCGTCTGGTGGAGCTCAGCACACACATCATCGAGTCCATCGATATTCGCGCAGAGGCCCGTCCGCACCTCAAGGCCCTTGAACGTACCATCAACGAGGTCATCAACCTGGCCATCTACCACAACGGAGAGGTCATCTACGTGGACAAGTTCGAGGGAACGAAGTCGCT is drawn from uncultured Fretibacterium sp. and contains these coding sequences:
- a CDS encoding YhcH/YjgK/YiaL family protein, with product MIRALLEHAERYYVLGEGVRMALEYIRGTNLLSLAPGRYPIDGDRVFALIQEPTTQSRDRAPFEDHKRHADLQATLRGVEYVGYCPIGKLTPEGDYNAETDVQLYSGEGDLLMRNDAGKSFALFYPEDGHQPYVTLGDPAPIKKVVVRIRTDMLAGGRAS
- the allE gene encoding (S)-ureidoglycine aminohydrolase; translated protein: MGYPKGNLTTRAVVKPWSYTVIPPEGRVKNVLPFFEGFSTTILASPKYGASFVFYISTVEPGAKTTRTWSAEEGIETFVYFMDGEGELSVKIGGEEKVLKQGGYAYSPAGVGMDFANKSKGTMRILFYKQRYTPIEGHAARTFWGNVNDIQERIYDDMANVFIQDLLPTDLGFDMNFHILSFEPAGCHPFIETHVQEHGAYMLSGQGVYILGDDYVQVQKEDFVWFGPFVQQAVYATGRERLSYIYSKDFNRDAEI